Proteins encoded together in one Flavobacteriales bacterium window:
- a CDS encoding SAM-dependent DNA methyltransferase: MTSTAIVNKVWNFCHTLRDDGVGYGDYLEQLTYLLFLKMADEYSKPPYTRDTHIPKGFDWQSLRGKSGAELESHYVKLLDKLGKEPGMLGDIFVKAQNKISDPAKLHKLINLIDGESWVLLGADVKGDIYEGLLQKNAEDTKSGAGQYFTPRPLIQAMVECVRPEPMKTIADPACGTGGFFLAAYDFLTTEHKLNKEQLKFLKYETFQGWEIVASTARLALMNLFLHNVGDMDHQSPITRDDSLRATPAKSFDYVLTNPPFGKKSSTTVTNDQGEEKREALSYNRQDFWATTSNKQLNFVQHIRSMLKIGGTAAVVLPDNVLFEGGAGETVRKELLKTTELHTILRLPTGLFYAQGVKANVLFFENKAASKNPWSNEVWIYDYRTNIKHTLKTDPLQYEDLKDFIACYNPEDRHKRKATWSDKSPEGRWRKYSYGEIVARDKASLDIFWLKDDSLEDSANLPEPGVLAAAIVEDLEAALEQFRMIAGDLTK; this comes from the coding sequence ATGACCAGTACAGCCATCGTCAACAAAGTCTGGAACTTCTGCCACACCCTGCGCGATGATGGCGTGGGCTACGGCGACTACCTGGAGCAGCTCACCTACCTGCTGTTCCTGAAGATGGCCGATGAGTACAGCAAGCCGCCCTACACCCGCGATACGCACATCCCCAAGGGCTTCGACTGGCAGAGCCTGCGCGGCAAGAGCGGCGCCGAGCTGGAGAGCCACTACGTGAAGCTGCTGGACAAGCTGGGCAAGGAACCCGGCATGCTCGGCGACATCTTCGTGAAGGCCCAGAACAAGATCAGCGACCCGGCCAAACTCCACAAGCTCATCAACCTGATCGACGGTGAGAGCTGGGTGCTGCTGGGCGCCGATGTGAAGGGCGACATCTACGAGGGTCTGCTGCAGAAGAACGCCGAGGACACCAAGAGCGGTGCCGGGCAGTACTTCACGCCGCGTCCACTGATCCAGGCCATGGTGGAGTGCGTGCGCCCCGAGCCCATGAAGACCATCGCCGACCCGGCCTGCGGTACCGGCGGTTTCTTCCTGGCGGCCTATGACTTCCTGACCACCGAGCACAAGCTGAACAAGGAGCAGCTGAAGTTCCTGAAGTACGAAACGTTCCAAGGCTGGGAGATCGTGGCCAGTACCGCACGCCTGGCGCTGATGAACCTCTTCCTCCACAACGTGGGGGACATGGACCACCAAAGCCCCATCACCCGCGACGACAGCTTGCGCGCCACGCCCGCCAAGAGCTTCGACTATGTGCTGACCAACCCGCCCTTCGGCAAGAAGAGCAGCACCACGGTGACCAACGACCAAGGCGAAGAGAAGCGCGAAGCCCTGAGCTACAACCGGCAGGACTTCTGGGCCACTACGAGCAACAAGCAGCTCAACTTCGTGCAGCACATCCGCAGCATGCTGAAGATCGGTGGCACGGCGGCCGTGGTATTGCCGGACAACGTCCTCTTCGAGGGTGGTGCGGGCGAAACTGTGCGGAAGGAGTTGCTGAAGACCACCGAACTGCACACCATCCTACGCTTGCCCACGGGCCTATTCTATGCGCAAGGCGTAAAGGCGAACGTGCTCTTCTTCGAGAACAAAGCTGCCAGCAAGAACCCCTGGTCCAACGAGGTGTGGATCTACGACTACCGCACCAACATCAAGCACACGCTGAAGACCGATCCGCTCCAGTACGAGGACCTGAAGGACTTCATTGCCTGCTACAACCCCGAGGACCGTCACAAGCGCAAGGCTACCTGGTCTGACAAGTCACCCGAAGGCCGTTGGCGCAAGTACAGCTACGGCGAGATCGTGGCCCGCGACAAGGCCAGCCTGGACATCTTCTGGCTGAAGGACGACAGCCTGGAGGACAGCGCCAACCTGCCCGAACCCGGCGTACTCGCCGCCGCGATCGTGGAGGACCTGGAGGCGGCGCTGGAACAGTTCAGGATGATCGCGGGGGATCTGACCAAGTGA